One Coccinella septempunctata chromosome 8, icCocSept1.1, whole genome shotgun sequence genomic window carries:
- the LOC123318949 gene encoding classical arabinogalactan protein 7-like isoform X1 → MCRSSSCSSSSSSSSSSRSSSSWGSLTGLEKKLILLSVILGILLMVFMILLALSGKQCDTPPSNSTTISPPTGSTTTVPPPTGSTSQSTTTTTKASSVPTSEPPTTEATTEAPTTEAPTTEGPTPTTGTSPDDSPSTSHKAKVDDELNSWF, encoded by the exons ATGTGCAGATCGAGTTCTTGTTCTTCTTCGAGTTCAAGTTCCAGCTCTTCTAGGAGCAG TTCATCATGGGGTTCCCTCACAGGTTTGGAGAAGAAACTTATACTCCTTAGCGTAATACTCGGTATTCTTCTGATGGTTTTCATGATATTATTGGCACTTAGTGGAAAACAATGCG ATACTCCTCCATCGAACTCAACTACTATTTCTCCACCAACTGGTTCTACCACTACTGTTCCTCCACCTACTGGTTCTACCT CTCAATCAACAACTACGACAACGAAAGCCAGTTCTGTTCCAACATCTGAACCACCTACAACAGAGGCCACAACAGAGGCCCCTACAACAGAGGCCCCTACAACAGAGGGCCCTACACCTACAACTGGGACTTCACCTGATGATTCACCCTCAACAAGTCATAAAGCAAAGG TTGACGACGAACTGAATAGCTGGTTTTAA
- the LOC123318949 gene encoding classical arabinogalactan protein 7-like isoform X2 has product MPEYIRIDSDSASSSWGSLTGLEKKLILLSVILGILLMVFMILLALSGKQCDTPPSNSTTISPPTGSTTTVPPPTGSTSQSTTTTTKASSVPTSEPPTTEATTEAPTTEAPTTEGPTPTTGTSPDDSPSTSHKAKVDDELNSWF; this is encoded by the exons ATGCCTGAATACATAAGAATCGATAGCGATTCTGCAAG TTCATCATGGGGTTCCCTCACAGGTTTGGAGAAGAAACTTATACTCCTTAGCGTAATACTCGGTATTCTTCTGATGGTTTTCATGATATTATTGGCACTTAGTGGAAAACAATGCG ATACTCCTCCATCGAACTCAACTACTATTTCTCCACCAACTGGTTCTACCACTACTGTTCCTCCACCTACTGGTTCTACCT CTCAATCAACAACTACGACAACGAAAGCCAGTTCTGTTCCAACATCTGAACCACCTACAACAGAGGCCACAACAGAGGCCCCTACAACAGAGGCCCCTACAACAGAGGGCCCTACACCTACAACTGGGACTTCACCTGATGATTCACCCTCAACAAGTCATAAAGCAAAGG TTGACGACGAACTGAATAGCTGGTTTTAA